A single region of the Thermococcus paralvinellae genome encodes:
- a CDS encoding fumarate hydratase yields the protein MEENLIKATVEAIQLAVTNLPKDVVNAIKEAYEREESKIAKFNLENILKSIEISKSEKIPICQDTGTITFFVEAGIKNPYLSEIREILVEATKQATQKIPLRPNAVDILTNKNSGDNTGRFTPILHWELVDGDKIRIAVLPKGGGSENCSALAMLNPGEGFEGVKKFVIERVKECGGKPCPPIVLGIGIGGSADLALKLAKKSLLRPLGIRHENEKIAQLEKEILEEINSLGIGPMGMGGRTTALDVKIEYAHRHPASQPVGLIVQCWAHRKAFIEIDKEGSTKIWQ from the coding sequence TTGGAAGAAAACCTTATCAAAGCAACTGTTGAAGCAATTCAGCTGGCTGTGACAAATCTTCCCAAAGACGTTGTTAACGCAATAAAAGAAGCATATGAAAGAGAAGAAAGCAAAATTGCAAAATTTAACCTCGAGAACATTCTTAAATCGATTGAAATCAGCAAATCCGAGAAAATTCCAATCTGCCAAGATACTGGAACGATAACTTTTTTCGTTGAAGCCGGGATCAAAAATCCGTATCTTAGCGAAATTAGAGAAATTTTAGTGGAAGCGACAAAACAGGCCACACAGAAAATTCCTTTAAGACCTAATGCTGTCGATATTCTCACAAACAAAAATTCCGGAGATAATACCGGTAGATTTACTCCAATACTCCACTGGGAACTTGTTGATGGAGATAAGATCAGAATCGCAGTTCTGCCTAAGGGTGGCGGGAGTGAAAACTGCTCCGCTTTGGCAATGTTGAACCCAGGTGAAGGCTTTGAAGGGGTTAAAAAGTTTGTTATAGAAAGAGTCAAAGAATGCGGAGGAAAACCATGTCCTCCAATTGTTTTAGGCATTGGAATCGGGGGAAGTGCAGATTTGGCTTTAAAGCTTGCTAAAAAATCACTTTTAAGACCTCTTGGAATAAGGCATGAGAATGAAAAAATTGCCCAATTGGAGAAAGAAATCCTGGAAGAGATTAATTCACTTGGAATTGGGCCGATGGGTATGGGAGGTAGAACAACGGCTTTGGACGTTAAGATAGAATACGCTCACAGACATCCAGCATCTCAGCCCGTTGGATTGATAGTTCAGTGCTGGGCTCACAGAAAAGCGTTCATAGAGATAGACAAAGAAGGGAGTACTAAGATCTGGCAGTAA